One Clavibacter zhangzhiyongii genomic region harbors:
- a CDS encoding ABC transporter substrate-binding protein, with protein MPSIVTTRSALPAASARTVRIADRPERPRTPSRRAVVTGTLGVAGLGLLALTGCSTGANSTTIPEGAATGEAAPGGRLRVARPAASAAETLDPASSLSAYEYLGALYNRLVRLDEQGRTIPDLAEDWSASADATTWTFRLRRDVRFHDGSRFTADDAIASIEHIIDPATASPQGGVLGDMIASGSMRAPDPHTLRFELKTPNAEFPSLLTAYQCYIVPAAAVATIGRTGIGTGPFRLSSFAPAGSGSVEAFDDHFAGRPVLDGIDFSSIQDTTARVNALLAGQIDLISQTNLDFATARVVSASSRATVARVVDAQWYTIPMLATSAEFQDPLVRQAMKLAYDPEQIVATALQGTGTPARDNPVPPALAAFVDVERRYDPDEAKALLARAGMAGLRTEIHTSSYESVFTPMAVAYRDQVKAAGIDLTVRNSSADSYYTEIWMQKPLMVSYWFTGRPVDQLLNQVFRTGSSYNESAWSNPAFDALLDDARAEMDDDRRLMLYQDAQRLVVEDSADMTPMFGDRLVGISRDVVNYREHGFEFDHLRIGFRR; from the coding sequence ATGCCATCGATCGTCACCACCCGCTCCGCGCTCCCCGCCGCGAGCGCACGCACCGTCCGCATCGCCGACCGCCCCGAGCGTCCCCGGACGCCCAGCCGCCGCGCCGTCGTCACCGGCACCCTCGGCGTCGCCGGGCTCGGCCTGCTCGCCCTCACCGGGTGCAGCACCGGCGCGAACAGCACGACCATCCCCGAGGGCGCCGCCACCGGCGAGGCGGCGCCCGGCGGCCGGCTGCGCGTGGCCCGGCCGGCCGCATCCGCCGCCGAGACCCTCGACCCGGCCAGCTCCCTCTCGGCCTACGAGTACCTCGGCGCGCTGTACAACCGGCTCGTGCGGCTCGACGAGCAGGGCCGGACGATCCCGGACCTCGCCGAGGACTGGTCGGCGAGCGCCGACGCCACGACGTGGACCTTCCGCCTGCGTCGCGACGTGCGGTTCCACGACGGATCCCGCTTCACGGCCGACGACGCCATCGCCTCGATCGAGCACATCATCGACCCGGCCACCGCCTCCCCGCAGGGCGGCGTGCTCGGCGACATGATCGCCTCCGGCAGCATGCGCGCGCCGGATCCGCACACGCTGCGCTTCGAGCTGAAGACCCCCAACGCGGAGTTCCCGTCGCTGCTCACGGCGTACCAGTGCTACATCGTGCCCGCCGCCGCGGTCGCCACGATCGGCCGCACGGGCATCGGCACCGGCCCCTTCCGCCTGTCGTCCTTCGCGCCGGCGGGATCCGGCAGCGTCGAGGCCTTCGACGACCACTTCGCCGGCCGGCCCGTGCTCGACGGCATCGACTTCTCCTCCATCCAGGACACGACGGCCCGCGTCAACGCCCTGCTCGCCGGGCAGATCGACCTCATCTCGCAGACGAACCTCGACTTCGCGACGGCCCGCGTCGTCTCCGCGTCGAGCCGCGCCACGGTCGCGCGCGTGGTCGACGCGCAGTGGTACACGATCCCGATGCTCGCCACGAGCGCCGAGTTCCAGGACCCGCTCGTGCGCCAGGCGATGAAGCTCGCGTACGACCCCGAGCAGATCGTCGCGACCGCGCTCCAGGGCACCGGCACCCCCGCCCGCGACAACCCCGTGCCGCCCGCCCTCGCCGCGTTCGTCGACGTGGAGCGGCGGTACGACCCCGACGAGGCCAAGGCGCTGCTCGCGCGGGCCGGCATGGCGGGGCTGCGGACCGAGATCCACACCTCGAGCTACGAGTCGGTGTTCACGCCCATGGCCGTCGCCTACCGCGACCAGGTGAAGGCGGCGGGCATCGACCTCACGGTGCGGAACTCCTCCGCCGACTCCTACTACACGGAGATCTGGATGCAGAAGCCGCTGATGGTGAGCTACTGGTTCACCGGCCGGCCCGTCGACCAGCTCCTCAACCAGGTGTTCCGCACGGGCTCCTCCTACAACGAGAGCGCGTGGTCGAACCCGGCCTTCGACGCCCTCCTCGACGACGCCCGCGCGGAGATGGACGACGACCGGCGGCTGATGCTCTACCAGGACGCCCAGCGGCTCGTCGTGGAGGACAGCGCGGACATGACCCCCATGTTCGGCGACCGGCTCGTGGGCATCTCCCGCGACGTCGTCAACTACCGCGAGCACGGCTTCGAGTTCGACCACCTCCGGATCGGGTTCCGACGATGA
- a CDS encoding VOC family protein, producing the protein MSITTTTHLNFRGTARQALELYRSVLGGDVVVATYADLGMPAGAPGADKVVFGQLETADGLRLMAYDVPGHDDADGSAVAGTTTREQGATITDRTFFQSLRGASLAEVERCWAGLAEGATVIEPLAASAWSAGFGMLTDRFGVTWVIDVQAPSAG; encoded by the coding sequence GTGAGCATCACGACCACCACCCACCTCAACTTCCGCGGCACCGCGCGCCAGGCGCTCGAGCTCTACCGGAGCGTCCTCGGCGGGGACGTCGTCGTCGCCACGTACGCCGACCTCGGCATGCCGGCCGGGGCGCCGGGCGCGGACAAGGTCGTCTTCGGCCAGCTCGAGACCGCCGACGGCCTCCGGCTCATGGCCTACGACGTGCCCGGCCACGACGACGCCGACGGCAGCGCGGTCGCCGGCACGACGACGCGCGAGCAGGGCGCGACGATCACCGACCGCACCTTCTTCCAGTCGCTGCGGGGCGCGTCCCTCGCCGAGGTCGAGCGCTGCTGGGCGGGGCTCGCCGAGGGCGCGACCGTGATCGAGCCGCTCGCCGCGTCCGCCTGGTCGGCGGGCTTCGGGATGCTCACCGACCGGTTCGGCGTGACCTGGGTCATCGACGTGCAGGCGCCGTCCGCCGGCTGA